The following coding sequences are from one Candidatus Eremiobacteraceae bacterium window:
- a CDS encoding NDP-sugar synthase, which translates to MRGMILAGGLSTRLQPLTNDLPKPLVPVLDRPVIGHVIDYLAVHDVSDLVVNVHYFAEDVERYVGDGENFNVRMSYLRESTLMGSAGAVKQVEQLFDSTFVVIGCDDVTDVDLGAALAFHRERRAEATIVLVEADDVSQYGVVVTEADGRITDFQEKPAKGTERSKLVNTGIYVFEPQLLARIPAATFYDFGKQVFPELLAAEARFFGMRQRAYWCDIGTPSEYRRAHANALTGKVRLSIADGATVRDGALIGAGATIDPTVRIEGFASIGAGSRIGAGAIIDSSIVWRGVKVGPNAHLLNTILADDVVVEPNAFVEGGLYGRASRIR; encoded by the coding sequence ATGCGCGGAATGATTCTCGCGGGCGGACTCTCGACGCGTCTGCAGCCGCTGACGAACGATCTCCCGAAGCCGCTCGTGCCCGTGCTCGACCGGCCGGTGATCGGGCACGTCATCGACTATCTTGCCGTGCACGACGTCAGCGATCTCGTGGTCAACGTCCATTATTTCGCCGAGGATGTCGAGAGATATGTCGGCGACGGCGAGAACTTCAACGTCCGCATGTCGTACTTGCGCGAATCCACGCTGATGGGAAGCGCAGGTGCCGTCAAACAAGTCGAACAGCTTTTCGATTCGACGTTCGTCGTCATCGGCTGCGACGACGTGACCGACGTGGATCTTGGCGCTGCGCTTGCATTCCATCGGGAGCGCCGCGCAGAAGCGACGATCGTACTCGTGGAAGCCGATGACGTTTCGCAATACGGCGTCGTCGTCACGGAAGCGGACGGCCGGATCACCGATTTTCAAGAGAAGCCGGCCAAAGGAACCGAGCGCAGCAAACTCGTCAACACCGGCATCTACGTCTTTGAGCCGCAACTGCTCGCGCGCATTCCTGCCGCCACGTTTTACGACTTCGGCAAACAAGTGTTTCCCGAGCTCCTCGCGGCCGAAGCGCGATTCTTTGGAATGCGACAGCGCGCATATTGGTGCGACATCGGCACCCCGTCCGAATACCGTCGCGCGCACGCGAACGCGCTCACCGGCAAAGTGCGACTATCCATTGCGGACGGCGCGACGGTCCGCGACGGCGCGCTCATCGGCGCGGGTGCGACGATCGATCCGACCGTGCGCATCGAGGGTTTTGCGTCGATCGGCGCGGGATCCCGGATCGGCGCCGGCGCTATCATCGATTCGTCTATCGTGTGGCGCGGCGTCAAGGTCGGACCCAACGCGCATCTGCTCAATACGATTCTCGCTGACGACGTCGTCGTCGAACCCAATGCGTTCGTCGAAGGCGGCCTCTACGGCCGCGCCTCTCGCATTCGGTAA
- a CDS encoding phosphoribosyltransferase family protein, translated as MTRAAKSGAPFTVALGPYSGALARAIRRIKFGGRCDVAHTLGCFLAGSIALSLDMVVPMPLHPARMRERGFNQAALIARAVAATLGVALENQAVVRTNATAPQSRLPLAARRANVRDAFGAGRRATRVLGRRVLIVDDVVTTGSTLASCAAALHSSGAAAVIGAALAIRL; from the coding sequence GTGACCCGCGCTGCAAAGTCCGGCGCGCCATTCACCGTCGCTCTCGGCCCATATAGCGGCGCGCTCGCGCGAGCCATACGTCGCATCAAGTTCGGCGGCAGATGCGACGTCGCGCACACGCTTGGCTGTTTTCTTGCCGGGTCGATCGCGCTAAGCCTCGATATGGTAGTGCCGATGCCGCTGCATCCGGCGCGCATGCGAGAACGGGGATTCAACCAAGCCGCGCTCATCGCTCGCGCCGTCGCCGCGACACTTGGCGTCGCGCTCGAAAACCAAGCGGTTGTTCGCACAAACGCAACGGCACCGCAAAGCCGGCTGCCGCTCGCAGCGCGGCGCGCCAACGTCCGTGACGCGTTCGGCGCAGGGCGGCGGGCCACGCGTGTTCTCGGCCGACGCGTGCTGATCGTCGACGACGTCGTGACCACGGGGTCGACGTTAGCGTCGTGCGCCGCCGCGCTGCACTCGAGCGGTGCCGCGGCAGTCATCGGGGCGGCCTTGGCGATCCGACTCTGA
- a CDS encoding WecB/TagA/CpsF family glycosyltransferase: MTGDSPLVVLGCRVDAVDASSAAETITSWIRQGRPAHVVTLGAEMATLAARDDAYRAAINGADLVVPDTVGIVWASRVLRRPLHERVAGIDLVERILRESPPASIRLFILGAAAGVAESAAQALGGAFQSVVICGMHHGYFDRDHDAELANVIRASGARLVLVGMGFPLQEVWIRQNFQTLGDAVCIGVGGALDVWAGRVTRAPASWRRAGLEWFYRLVREPARLRRQLALPRFAALVLAQALRERGANQAR, encoded by the coding sequence TTGACCGGCGATAGCCCGCTCGTCGTCCTCGGCTGCCGCGTGGACGCCGTCGATGCGAGCTCAGCCGCCGAGACGATCACGAGTTGGATTCGGCAAGGCCGTCCGGCGCACGTCGTGACGCTCGGCGCGGAAATGGCGACGCTCGCTGCACGCGACGACGCGTATCGCGCGGCGATCAACGGCGCGGACCTCGTCGTGCCCGATACGGTCGGCATCGTCTGGGCCTCGCGCGTGTTGCGGCGGCCATTGCACGAACGCGTCGCCGGCATCGATCTCGTCGAACGCATCTTACGCGAAAGTCCGCCGGCTTCCATCCGCCTGTTCATCCTGGGAGCGGCGGCTGGTGTCGCGGAGAGCGCCGCGCAGGCGCTCGGCGGCGCGTTTCAAAGCGTGGTGATCTGCGGCATGCATCACGGATATTTCGATCGCGACCATGATGCGGAGCTCGCGAATGTGATCCGTGCATCTGGCGCGCGACTCGTGCTCGTGGGAATGGGTTTCCCGCTGCAAGAGGTCTGGATCCGGCAGAACTTCCAGACCCTCGGCGATGCGGTGTGCATCGGCGTCGGCGGAGCTCTGGACGTTTGGGCGGGTCGCGTCACGCGTGCGCCTGCGTCGTGGCGAAGAGCCGGATTGGAATGGTTCTATCGGCTTGTCCGCGAGCCGGCGCGGCTGCGGCGTCAACTCGCGCTGCCGCGTTTCGCGGCGCTCGTGCTCGCGCAGGCGTTGCGGGAGCGCGGCGCAAACCAAGCGCGCTGA
- the ribD gene encoding bifunctional diaminohydroxyphosphoribosylaminopyrimidine deaminase/5-amino-6-(5-phosphoribosylamino)uracil reductase RibD — MDDARFMQRALELAAKGRGNTSPNPMVGAIVVASGGAVVGEGYHERAGSDHAETIALRAAGDRARGATLYVTLEPCDHRGRTPACTQAIVEAGIRRVVVAIEDPDPRVRGKGIQQLRDAGIDVAVGVEASGAAALNFAYLHHRSRARSFVTLKMAASIDGAIAPRAGVRHRLTGAKAAAFVYDLRFEHDAVLIGVHTAITDNPELTVRPARPRAVPYLRIIADSNGRTPLASHVVQDAATTPTMVAATTAIPAERRDALLERGVQVVTCASTPDGHVDLADLLSQLAQQNILSVLCEGGPTIATALLAQKLVGKIYWFIAPEILGAATVAPAIDRVAGAARLHLESAVMLGEDLLVEAVPAT; from the coding sequence ATGGACGATGCGAGATTCATGCAGCGTGCGCTCGAGCTCGCTGCGAAAGGTCGCGGCAATACAAGTCCAAATCCGATGGTTGGCGCGATCGTCGTCGCATCCGGCGGTGCGGTCGTCGGCGAAGGGTACCACGAGCGCGCTGGTTCCGACCACGCCGAGACGATCGCATTGCGAGCGGCGGGTGATCGAGCGCGAGGAGCCACGCTCTACGTCACGTTAGAACCTTGCGACCACCGAGGCAGAACGCCGGCGTGCACGCAGGCAATAGTGGAAGCGGGCATCAGGCGCGTGGTCGTTGCTATCGAAGACCCAGATCCGCGCGTGCGCGGAAAAGGCATCCAGCAACTCCGCGACGCCGGCATTGATGTCGCGGTCGGCGTTGAAGCAAGCGGCGCCGCGGCACTGAACTTCGCGTATCTCCATCACCGCAGCCGCGCGAGGTCGTTCGTGACGCTCAAAATGGCGGCGAGCATCGACGGGGCGATCGCGCCGCGCGCCGGCGTGCGCCACCGGCTGACAGGGGCAAAGGCCGCGGCGTTTGTCTACGATCTGCGCTTCGAACACGACGCGGTCTTGATCGGCGTCCACACGGCGATCACCGACAACCCGGAGCTCACCGTCCGTCCGGCACGGCCCCGCGCCGTGCCGTACTTGCGGATCATCGCGGATTCCAACGGCCGCACGCCGCTCGCAAGTCACGTCGTACAAGACGCCGCGACCACGCCGACAATGGTCGCCGCGACGACCGCGATCCCGGCGGAACGTCGCGACGCGCTGCTCGAACGAGGCGTGCAAGTCGTGACGTGCGCTTCCACGCCGGACGGCCACGTCGACCTCGCGGATCTCCTATCACAACTGGCGCAGCAAAATATTCTCAGCGTGCTGTGCGAAGGCGGACCGACCATCGCCACGGCCTTGCTCGCGCAAAAACTGGTCGGCAAGATCTACTGGTTCATAGCACCCGAGATCCTCGGCGCGGCAACGGTCGCTCCCGCCATCGACCGCGTTGCGGGCGCCGCTCGCCTGCACCTCGAATCTGCGGTGATGCTCGGGGAAGATCTTCTGGTCGAAGCGGTGCCCGCAACGTGA